One region of Paenibacillus polymyxa M1 genomic DNA includes:
- a CDS encoding carbohydrate kinase family protein produces MKLKKIHKNEQDEPWPSSEQILCIGGANLDRKIMIKGTFQLHTSNPSSTSLQSCGGVARNVAENLGRLSRRVSLLTAVGDDAEGEFIIEQSSRYMNVIPLQVKGESSTGVYTALLNEHGEMIVATAEMEIYDQIRPSIIFENIPLIASSRLVLLDTNFSMNVIAATIHVCLEHQVPLVVSSVSASKMRKLPRNLHGVEWLVCQPEEAEAYLGLELKDDQQILDAARVFHKLGVQNVIIICGAERVLFASQDGTYGQIPIHPFQQVIDVTGADDAFIAGMIYGITQGYPMEQVCQFGISCVDLTIQTDRTVSDTISMNKLHSRFQELYGTHSQNFVFFKGVYFKKKNT; encoded by the coding sequence ATGAAATTAAAAAAAATTCACAAAAATGAGCAGGACGAGCCTTGGCCCTCTAGTGAACAAATTCTGTGTATCGGAGGGGCCAATCTGGATCGTAAAATCATGATTAAAGGTACATTTCAGCTTCACACCTCCAACCCGAGCAGCACTAGTCTGCAATCTTGCGGTGGGGTAGCACGGAATGTGGCTGAAAATTTAGGGAGGTTGAGTCGACGGGTCAGCCTGCTGACCGCAGTTGGGGACGATGCTGAAGGTGAATTTATCATCGAACAGTCCAGCCGTTACATGAACGTGATTCCTCTTCAAGTCAAAGGTGAATCGTCAACCGGTGTCTATACTGCCTTGCTGAACGAGCATGGTGAAATGATTGTAGCGACAGCAGAAATGGAGATTTATGATCAGATTCGTCCTTCCATAATTTTTGAAAATATTCCTTTAATCGCCTCGTCCCGACTCGTTCTGCTGGACACTAATTTTTCTATGAACGTAATAGCGGCCACCATACATGTCTGTCTGGAACATCAGGTTCCGCTTGTCGTTTCTTCGGTGTCAGCTTCCAAGATGAGAAAGCTTCCACGAAATTTGCATGGGGTGGAATGGCTGGTATGCCAACCGGAAGAGGCTGAAGCTTATTTGGGACTTGAACTTAAAGATGATCAGCAGATATTGGACGCAGCCCGAGTTTTTCACAAACTTGGGGTTCAAAATGTCATTATTATCTGCGGTGCTGAGCGTGTGTTGTTTGCTTCTCAAGATGGTACTTATGGACAAATCCCTATACACCCATTTCAACAGGTCATTGATGTCACAGGCGCAGACGACGCTTTTATTGCCGGGATGATTTATGGAATTACCCAAGGTTATCCTATGGAACAAGTGTGCCAGTTTGGAATCAGTTGTGTCGATTTAACCATACAAACGGATCGGACAGTCTCAGACACCATTTCTATGAATAAACTTCATTCTAGATTCCAGGAGCTGTATGGCACACATTCGCAAAATTTTGTTTTTTTTAAGGGTGTGTATTTTAAAAAGAAAAATACATAA
- a CDS encoding DUF6492 family protein, whose amino-acid sequence MSAQSDEPQKGSLSIDVLIPAIEKDLATLPLVIDSLRRHVQHRIATIYIVSPQSTKLRRLCANKKCTFIDEKTVLPITKKHIRYGTTRWDRSGWLYQQLLKMNGDKISKSSFFLVIDADTILIRPHTFRKDGKTIFYYRSWSQPEYFRTYRKLMGAKAPSPKSFVTHYMLFEKTRLAQLKQVIETRHGEPWYNAIIQSIDRTKQFGFSEYETYANYLYSNQPSRMILRKSLNKALHSRASSLSPKQLDLYAQSYRSLSFHQRKVYQLAPKTKIQSALK is encoded by the coding sequence ATGTCTGCGCAATCCGATGAGCCACAAAAGGGTTCCCTCTCAATCGATGTTCTGATCCCCGCAATTGAAAAAGATCTGGCGACACTACCACTAGTAATTGACAGTCTGCGCCGTCACGTGCAGCACCGAATTGCAACCATTTATATCGTTTCACCGCAAAGCACCAAACTTCGCCGTCTATGTGCCAACAAGAAGTGTACATTTATAGACGAAAAAACGGTGTTGCCCATCACTAAAAAGCATATTCGTTACGGAACAACGCGCTGGGATCGATCAGGCTGGCTGTATCAGCAATTGCTCAAAATGAATGGCGACAAAATCAGTAAATCGTCTTTTTTTCTCGTCATAGACGCGGACACCATTTTGATTCGTCCACATACGTTCCGTAAAGACGGGAAAACAATTTTTTACTATCGCAGCTGGAGTCAACCTGAGTACTTTCGCACTTACCGTAAGCTGATGGGTGCTAAAGCTCCCTCACCAAAGTCCTTTGTCACTCACTATATGCTTTTTGAAAAAACACGGCTCGCCCAGCTCAAGCAAGTTATTGAGACCAGACATGGGGAACCTTGGTACAACGCCATTATTCAAAGTATAGACCGGACAAAACAGTTTGGATTTTCCGAATATGAAACGTATGCCAACTATCTATACAGCAATCAGCCCTCTCGGATGATTTTGCGCAAGTCATTGAATAAAGCGCTTCATAGTCGTGCTTCTTCGCTGTCACCAAAACAATTGGATCTCTACGCCCAAAGCTACCGCTCCTTATCTTTTCATCAACGCAAAGTATACCAGCTAGCTCCAAAAACAAAGATTCAATCTGCATTGAAATAG
- a CDS encoding sugar phosphate nucleotidyltransferase, with protein sequence MRIVLLCGGAGKRLWPLSNDIRSKLFLRLLPAPDGQQESMLGRVYRQLTLAGLDSSALLLAHRSQVNLAFRHTEGRLPVLGEPAKRGTFTAAALAAAYFHTRGMGLDEVLCIAPADMFAGDDFFHSIAALSGLLLESGADLAMLGTRPTHASDQYGYIVPDLQMRQEGKSAYAQVARFTEKPDLSWAKQLINQGALWNCGIYAFTLRYMLSCMEQIQLPLNDEELYTIYDSLPVRSFDEEIAERTERAVVLPYEGEWHDIGNWQALTEQLGSRVIGRGQISGQTHGTHIVNELPYPLHVIGVEDIIAAASPDGILIASKSHAHAIKEQLGNLQLHPMHGETSWGSYRVLDEFDHRSPNDILAIRLTVLPDHRLNGRIHGSGLKVWTIVSGRGEVMLNGERFAAASGSVFSIPVDTYHTIRADLDTALELIEVRLGHSLVSAFYKSDS encoded by the coding sequence GTGCGCATCGTATTGTTATGCGGTGGTGCCGGAAAACGGCTGTGGCCATTGTCCAACGATATTCGATCAAAGCTGTTTCTCCGGTTGTTACCCGCTCCTGATGGGCAGCAGGAATCTATGCTTGGCCGGGTGTATCGTCAGCTTACCTTAGCCGGGCTAGATTCCTCTGCCCTGCTTCTGGCTCATCGGAGTCAGGTAAATCTAGCATTTCGCCATACTGAAGGTCGTCTGCCCGTTCTTGGCGAGCCTGCCAAACGGGGAACCTTCACAGCTGCCGCACTCGCTGCTGCTTATTTCCACACCAGAGGCATGGGGCTGGATGAAGTTCTCTGTATTGCTCCAGCAGATATGTTCGCAGGCGACGACTTCTTCCACAGCATAGCAGCGCTCTCCGGTCTATTGCTCGAGAGCGGAGCCGATCTGGCTATGCTTGGGACAAGGCCTACCCATGCCTCCGACCAATATGGATATATTGTTCCAGATCTGCAAATGAGGCAGGAAGGGAAATCGGCTTATGCACAAGTTGCTCGCTTCACTGAAAAGCCGGATCTCTCTTGGGCGAAGCAGCTTATTAACCAAGGCGCGCTGTGGAACTGCGGTATTTACGCTTTTACGTTACGGTATATGCTGTCCTGCATGGAGCAAATTCAATTGCCGCTGAACGATGAAGAACTGTACACAATATATGATAGCCTCCCGGTTCGCAGTTTCGATGAGGAGATTGCGGAGCGTACTGAACGGGCCGTTGTCCTGCCTTACGAGGGCGAATGGCACGACATCGGCAACTGGCAGGCCTTAACAGAGCAGCTAGGAAGCCGAGTGATCGGACGTGGACAAATCAGTGGCCAGACTCACGGCACACACATCGTGAATGAGCTGCCCTATCCACTTCATGTCATTGGCGTGGAGGATATTATTGCTGCTGCAAGCCCTGACGGTATTCTCATTGCGTCCAAAAGCCATGCTCACGCGATCAAGGAGCAGCTAGGCAACCTCCAACTTCACCCCATGCATGGTGAAACCTCTTGGGGCAGTTACCGGGTGCTGGACGAGTTTGATCACCGAAGTCCGAACGACATCTTAGCCATACGACTGACGGTGTTGCCAGATCATCGCTTGAACGGACGTATTCACGGCAGCGGACTTAAAGTATGGACGATCGTGTCCGGCCGGGGAGAGGTTATGCTGAACGGAGAACGCTTTGCTGCGGCAAGCGGCTCTGTATTTAGCATTCCAGTGGATACGTATCACACGATCCGCGCAGATCTGGATACCGCACTGGAACTGATCGAGGTGCGCCTGGGTCACAGTTTGGTGAGCGCCTTCTATAAATCCGATTCCTGA
- a CDS encoding rhodanese-related sulfurtransferase, which yields MCEHAYRILLFYKYVNIEDPATFTAEHLAYCKELGVKGRILIAEEGINGTLSGTVEQTEQYIRDLRANPKFHDIVIKIDESDGHAFKKIFVRHRQELVTLRHEDELDPNVISGKRLSPKEFYEQLQDEDVVVLDGRNDYEYDIGHFRGAIRPEVESFREFPQWIRDNMTGFKDKKILTYCTGGIRCEKLSGLLIKEGFNDVAQLDGGIVTYSKDPEVQGRLFDGKCYVFDERISVRINHTDEDVVVGNCYHCETTNDHYINCPVCNLQHIVCPDCEEQHQHYCSDDCRTKAETMASA from the coding sequence ATGTGTGAACATGCTTATCGAATTTTGTTGTTTTACAAATATGTCAATATTGAAGATCCTGCCACCTTTACGGCAGAGCATCTGGCTTACTGCAAAGAGCTGGGCGTCAAGGGAAGAATCTTGATTGCTGAGGAAGGAATCAACGGAACACTGTCCGGTACAGTAGAGCAAACGGAGCAGTATATCCGTGATTTGCGCGCCAATCCGAAATTCCACGATATCGTTATTAAAATAGATGAATCTGACGGTCATGCGTTCAAGAAAATATTTGTACGCCATCGTCAGGAGCTGGTTACGCTACGTCATGAGGACGAGCTGGACCCTAATGTTATTAGCGGCAAGCGTCTATCACCAAAGGAGTTTTATGAACAGCTCCAAGATGAAGATGTCGTGGTTCTGGACGGACGTAACGACTACGAATATGACATCGGTCATTTCCGCGGAGCTATTCGCCCCGAAGTTGAATCGTTCCGTGAATTTCCACAATGGATACGCGATAATATGACTGGGTTCAAGGATAAAAAAATCCTGACATACTGTACCGGGGGTATTCGTTGTGAAAAGCTGTCTGGTCTGCTGATTAAAGAAGGCTTTAACGATGTAGCTCAGTTGGATGGCGGCATTGTGACTTACAGCAAGGACCCAGAAGTACAAGGACGTTTGTTTGACGGTAAGTGCTATGTATTTGACGAACGAATTTCGGTTCGGATCAACCATACAGATGAAGACGTTGTTGTTGGTAATTGCTACCACTGTGAAACAACAAACGATCATTATATTAACTGCCCCGTGTGCAATCTCCAACATATCGTGTGTCCAGATTGCGAAGAACAGCATCAACACTATTGCTCTGACGATTGCCGAACTAAAGCGGAAACTATGGCTTCTGCATAA
- a CDS encoding glycosyltransferase family 4 protein: MASRQSKELKNRPLTIVQVISNYPDAQPVPSIKGGTEKVVHELTEELVRRGHHVSLFAARGSRSSARLITYPKGLKHSQIPQYVLRHMPSGTHIIHDHTFRSAVARRKLPCSSLCTVHLPVKRHGKNPVYVSKRARQLMGGGKGFYIYNGINTHEYEFSSEKRGYLLFMGRIIPDKGVLQAIQVAERTGKRLLIAGPIKAPVFFRREIQKRIQRNPNIRYVGPVGGDRKQKLLKHAECLLFPSLWEEPFGLVMVEAMACGTPVLALKNGSVPEVLSGFPQLICKSVGQMARKAQQKNYPSPAQLRLYVNQRFTNKQMTSNYLRLYREIIRRREQKRGHRKPIRR, from the coding sequence ATGGCTTCAAGGCAGAGTAAAGAACTCAAAAACCGACCTTTAACCATTGTGCAGGTCATATCCAACTATCCCGATGCACAGCCTGTACCCTCCATCAAGGGCGGAACGGAAAAGGTTGTGCATGAATTAACAGAGGAATTAGTGAGACGAGGGCATCATGTATCTCTTTTTGCCGCCCGTGGGAGCAGGAGCAGCGCGCGATTGATTACTTATCCCAAGGGTTTGAAACATAGTCAGATCCCCCAATATGTACTTCGGCATATGCCTTCCGGTACACATATCATTCATGACCATACCTTTCGTTCTGCGGTGGCGCGTAGGAAGCTGCCTTGCTCATCATTGTGTACCGTTCATCTTCCAGTGAAGAGGCACGGTAAAAACCCCGTATATGTCAGTAAAAGAGCACGCCAACTGATGGGCGGGGGCAAAGGATTTTATATTTATAACGGCATCAACACCCATGAATACGAGTTCAGCAGTGAGAAGCGCGGCTACTTGCTGTTTATGGGCAGAATCATACCGGATAAAGGTGTACTGCAGGCCATTCAGGTTGCAGAGCGAACAGGAAAAAGACTGCTTATTGCGGGTCCTATCAAAGCCCCTGTATTTTTTCGCCGAGAGATTCAAAAGCGAATTCAGCGCAATCCGAATATACGCTATGTGGGACCAGTTGGGGGTGATCGGAAACAGAAGCTACTGAAACATGCAGAGTGTCTGTTGTTTCCATCACTGTGGGAAGAGCCGTTCGGACTCGTAATGGTAGAAGCCATGGCTTGTGGAACACCGGTGCTGGCACTAAAAAATGGCTCCGTTCCCGAGGTGCTATCAGGCTTTCCACAGTTGATTTGCAAATCAGTTGGCCAAATGGCACGTAAGGCACAGCAAAAAAATTACCCGTCACCCGCGCAGCTTCGATTGTATGTAAACCAAAGATTTACCAACAAACAGATGACCAGCAACTATTTGAGACTATACCGTGAAATCATCCGTCGGCGAGAACAGAAGAGAGGACACCGAAAGCCTATACGGAGGTGA
- a CDS encoding cupin domain-containing protein → MSIFLTPVMYGISPVVIGLAADELALLPKKEAYFAKRPVPSIASHDAYPRASSDLITKHRYPLMAKQPRLAPGGGTQRTVTVEDFPISSTMAGSVIELEPGGLREMHWHPNADEWQYYLDGVVITRPLI, encoded by the coding sequence ATGTCGATATTTTTAACCCCGGTGATGTATGGTATTTCCCCCGTGGTTATCGGACTTGCAGCCGACGAGCTGGCTCTTTTGCCAAAGAAGGAAGCTTATTTTGCAAAAAGACCTGTCCCATCTATCGCATCTCATGATGCATATCCGCGCGCTTCTTCCGATCTAATTACTAAACACCGCTATCCTTTAATGGCCAAACAGCCCAGATTGGCACCGGGTGGAGGGACTCAGCGGACCGTTACAGTAGAAGATTTCCCTATTTCTTCGACGATGGCAGGATCTGTGATTGAATTAGAGCCAGGCGGATTGCGAGAAATGCACTGGCATCCCAATGCGGATGAATGGCAATATTATTTGGACGGAGTGGTCATTACGAGGCCATTGATTTGA
- a CDS encoding AEC family transporter produces MVQIVLSTLLSVIVPLSIPVIVGFLLGKFMKLETKPLSTLYLYFLSPAMILDTLLKAQLSWHDVALTAAFSLLNLLLLWGIAQLAGKIFRLSPPETAGLTLISTLTNSANYGLPLILLAFGQLGLDKASVYVVIQMIMVNTIGVYFAARSEFSVQSAVKSVFSLPAIYAALLALGLRALDWHLPSGIQSGVSMIAAAYSPVVLAILGTQMAYVKIFRLEPSIKKASYAGLIIRLLLSPLAACLAMLILGISGLLFSVLFILASMPVAVNAVILAEKFNASPKLVSTCILWSTLASFLILPILIMLVAS; encoded by the coding sequence ATGGTTCAAATCGTACTTTCAACTCTTTTATCCGTTATCGTTCCGCTGTCCATTCCGGTGATTGTCGGATTTTTACTCGGCAAATTCATGAAGCTGGAAACAAAACCACTCTCGACTCTGTACTTATATTTTTTAAGTCCCGCCATGATTCTGGACACACTGCTCAAGGCACAGCTTTCCTGGCATGATGTGGCACTGACAGCCGCTTTTTCATTACTGAACCTGCTGCTTTTATGGGGAATTGCACAATTAGCGGGGAAAATCTTCAGGCTGAGCCCCCCGGAAACGGCGGGACTCACCTTAATCTCCACACTGACTAATAGTGCAAATTATGGGTTGCCGCTTATTTTACTTGCTTTTGGACAGCTTGGCCTGGATAAAGCCTCCGTATATGTCGTCATCCAGATGATTATGGTCAATACCATTGGTGTATACTTTGCAGCCCGCTCTGAATTTTCTGTTCAAAGTGCCGTGAAGTCAGTATTTTCTCTCCCTGCGATCTATGCGGCTCTTCTCGCACTGGGACTTCGAGCATTGGATTGGCATCTACCCTCTGGCATTCAATCAGGTGTCTCGATGATTGCAGCCGCCTATTCTCCGGTCGTGCTGGCGATTCTCGGTACCCAGATGGCTTATGTAAAAATATTCAGGCTCGAGCCATCTATTAAAAAAGCCAGCTACGCAGGACTGATAATTCGACTTCTGCTCTCCCCGCTTGCGGCTTGTCTTGCCATGCTGATACTGGGAATTTCAGGACTTTTGTTCTCCGTTCTCTTCATTCTGGCCTCGATGCCAGTGGCTGTGAATGCAGTCATTTTAGCCGAAAAATTTAATGCATCCCCAAAACTGGTTTCTACCTGCATCTTGTGGAGCACGCTTGCCTCATTCCTGATTTTGCCCATTCTGATTATGCTGGTAGCAAGTTAG
- a CDS encoding succinylglutamate desuccinylase/aspartoacylase family protein: MQVKRYMLGKGSSWATPYYVAIEGQKGPCAMVVAGIHGNEIASIRAAEKLVKLLNEQKLRFSHGKLIIVPIVNQEAYRKRIRGKPDLNRTFPRQKKQAATQPLSAALFKLTQKYHPEWYLDLHEANGLSQKDAKVLGQTLISNKGNPVIPTTRRIIKRMNRSIKVKDRHFNMRLHELPGSSRTAAARILGARAVTVETGWSLSQKVRIHYQMKIMQHFLREAGVVKANKIYLSGKVKTVTL, encoded by the coding sequence ATGCAGGTCAAACGATATATGCTTGGGAAGGGCTCTTCTTGGGCGACTCCTTATTATGTAGCCATAGAGGGACAGAAAGGCCCGTGTGCGATGGTGGTTGCAGGCATACATGGTAATGAAATAGCAAGTATACGTGCGGCTGAGAAACTGGTAAAGCTTTTGAATGAGCAAAAACTGAGATTCAGCCATGGCAAACTTATAATTGTGCCAATTGTGAATCAAGAGGCTTACCGCAAGCGGATCAGAGGAAAACCTGATCTGAATCGAACCTTTCCGCGTCAGAAAAAGCAGGCGGCAACACAACCGCTTTCCGCTGCTCTATTTAAACTAACACAAAAGTATCACCCTGAATGGTATCTCGACTTGCATGAGGCGAATGGATTATCACAAAAGGATGCCAAGGTGCTTGGTCAAACGCTGATCTCCAATAAGGGCAACCCGGTAATTCCCACGACGCGCCGGATTATTAAGCGAATGAATCGCTCGATCAAGGTGAAAGACCGCCATTTCAACATGCGGCTGCATGAGCTCCCAGGTTCCTCTCGTACCGCGGCAGCCCGTATTTTAGGGGCACGTGCAGTAACCGTGGAAACGGGGTGGAGCCTGTCCCAGAAAGTACGCATACACTATCAGATGAAGATTATGCAGCACTTTTTAAGGGAGGCCGGGGTAGTTAAGGCCAACAAGATTTATTTATCTGGCAAGGTTAAAACGGTTACTTTATGA
- a CDS encoding glycoside hydrolase family 27 protein codes for MKHHLTAHTPPMGWNSWDCYGAAVREEEVRGNAQYMAEHLKEYGWEYVVVDIQWYESGAVSSQYRPFVPLEMDSYSRLIPAVNRFPSAADGRGFQALAEYVHGLGLKFGIHIMRGISRQAVHQDTPILGTTATARQIAHPNSICPWNTDMYGVDASKEGAQEYYNSLFDLYAEWGVDFVKVDDIAASRLYGIHLAEIELIKRAIAQCGRPMVLSLSPGPAPLEHASDLIANANMWRMTDDFWDVWPLLYGMFERCEKWAEHVGPGHWPDCDMLPLGHLGIRSVDSVDSGSHDRWTRFTKDEQLTMMTLWSIFRSPLMFGGELRDNDEWTLSLLTNKEVLDVHHNGVNARQIYRKDEHIVWTSHNEEGHVYAALFNAGDEASTVRVSLQELGIEGQASARDLWNHVDLGDIVQELSADLPPHGAALFIIK; via the coding sequence ATGAAACATCATTTGACAGCGCATACACCACCTATGGGGTGGAATAGCTGGGATTGCTACGGTGCAGCAGTACGGGAAGAGGAAGTGCGAGGAAATGCTCAATATATGGCGGAGCACCTGAAGGAATATGGTTGGGAATATGTTGTGGTGGATATTCAGTGGTATGAGTCAGGAGCAGTATCTTCACAGTATCGCCCGTTTGTCCCATTGGAAATGGATTCATATTCACGTCTGATTCCAGCGGTGAATCGTTTTCCTTCGGCAGCAGATGGACGCGGCTTCCAAGCTCTTGCGGAATATGTACACGGTCTGGGATTAAAATTTGGGATACATATTATGAGAGGCATCTCCCGCCAGGCGGTTCATCAGGATACTCCGATTTTAGGAACTACAGCTACAGCCAGACAAATTGCACATCCTAACTCTATTTGTCCTTGGAACACAGATATGTATGGGGTAGATGCTTCCAAGGAAGGCGCACAGGAGTATTATAATTCGTTATTTGACCTGTATGCGGAATGGGGTGTGGATTTTGTCAAAGTAGATGACATTGCTGCATCACGTCTCTATGGTATTCATTTGGCGGAAATTGAATTGATTAAGCGGGCTATCGCCCAATGCGGACGTCCGATGGTGTTGAGTCTATCGCCTGGTCCTGCACCGCTGGAGCATGCATCTGATTTAATCGCAAACGCGAATATGTGGCGTATGACTGATGACTTCTGGGATGTATGGCCTTTACTGTATGGTATGTTTGAGCGCTGCGAGAAATGGGCGGAACATGTAGGTCCAGGTCACTGGCCGGATTGCGACATGTTGCCACTGGGCCATCTGGGTATTCGTTCGGTAGATTCAGTAGATTCCGGCAGTCATGATCGATGGACACGCTTTACGAAGGATGAGCAGCTGACAATGATGACCTTATGGAGCATTTTCCGGTCTCCACTGATGTTTGGGGGAGAACTGCGTGATAATGACGAATGGACACTTTCATTGCTGACGAACAAAGAAGTGCTTGATGTTCATCACAACGGTGTGAATGCGCGACAGATCTACAGAAAGGATGAACATATCGTTTGGACTTCTCACAACGAGGAAGGTCACGTATATGCGGCTTTATTTAATGCTGGAGATGAAGCTTCCACAGTCCGTGTGTCCTTACAGGAGCTTGGAATTGAAGGGCAGGCAAGTGCCAGAGACTTATGGAACCATGTGGATTTAGGTGATATAGTGCAGGAACTGTCTGCAGATTTACCCCCTCATGGAGCTGCACTATTCATTATAAAATAA
- a CDS encoding YheC/YheD family protein, producing the protein MNSSQAQALRSKWHKTQLLLQHGSIKPFVPETRKYSKANVKSMLEKYGMVYVKPERGTFGKGVMKVEQEAGQRFAYQYEEKRLEFKHLDALITSLSKHTGKKSYLIQKGIHLLRHQNRYFDIRIMVQRNAKGSWESTGIIGRLGHPRKIVTNYHSGGKPMALEQLLQSHLSQSKQAELVNKLNELGITIATQLQKTYPKFRQIGVDIGLDHRFIPWIIEVNTKPDPYIFNQLTDKSMYRKVISYWRLANEKKKVTVPSKDKKNNNKNKDKVANKVDHTNKEPKSKKG; encoded by the coding sequence GTGAATTCTTCACAAGCGCAGGCGTTGCGCAGCAAATGGCATAAAACCCAATTGTTGCTCCAGCATGGCAGTATCAAGCCTTTTGTACCTGAAACTCGTAAATACAGCAAAGCAAATGTAAAATCAATGCTCGAAAAATATGGTATGGTCTATGTAAAGCCTGAGCGAGGTACCTTTGGCAAAGGTGTGATGAAAGTCGAACAAGAGGCAGGTCAGCGTTTTGCCTACCAATATGAGGAAAAGCGTCTGGAATTCAAACATTTGGATGCACTAATCACCAGCTTATCGAAACACACGGGGAAAAAAAGTTATCTCATTCAAAAGGGAATCCATTTACTGCGCCATCAAAATCGTTATTTTGATATCCGGATCATGGTGCAGCGTAATGCAAAAGGGTCATGGGAATCTACCGGAATTATTGGACGCTTGGGTCATCCCCGTAAAATCGTGACCAATTATCATAGTGGTGGTAAGCCGATGGCCTTAGAACAATTACTGCAATCCCATTTATCGCAAAGTAAGCAGGCTGAGCTGGTCAACAAGCTCAATGAACTAGGGATTACCATCGCCACACAACTACAAAAAACATATCCGAAATTCCGGCAAATTGGTGTGGACATTGGATTGGATCATCGCTTTATCCCGTGGATCATTGAGGTGAACACGAAGCCAGACCCATATATATTTAACCAATTGACAGATAAGTCTATGTACCGAAAAGTAATAAGCTATTGGCGACTGGCTAATGAAAAAAAGAAAGTTACAGTCCCAAGCAAGGATAAAAAGAATAACAACAAAAATAAAGATAAAGTTGCAAATAAAGTTGATCATACAAATAAAGAACCTAAATCAAAAAAAGGATGA
- a CDS encoding ABC transporter ATP-binding protein, with amino-acid sequence MNSVIELNNVSWKRDNRTILDQINWQVAEGEHWAVLGLNGSGKTTMLNMINGYIWPTTGSVGVLGHTFGDVDLRELRKSIGWVSSSLQERINGSQRTQDVVISGKFASIGLYDQTTDTDDKQAVQLMTQLGCAHLVDRLYQGCSQGEKQKVLIARALMASPKLLILDEACNGLDFFSREALLDSVRQLSEAPGAPNLLYVTHHIEEILPMYTHTILIRRGTVFAKGKTTDILSSETLSAFFETPVQVDWRQDRAWLSMV; translated from the coding sequence ATGAATTCTGTCATTGAACTTAACAATGTAAGCTGGAAGAGAGATAACCGTACCATACTGGATCAAATCAATTGGCAGGTAGCTGAGGGAGAGCACTGGGCTGTACTCGGCTTGAATGGATCAGGCAAAACAACGATGCTCAATATGATTAATGGTTACATATGGCCAACCACAGGTAGTGTCGGTGTATTGGGTCATACTTTTGGGGATGTAGATTTGAGGGAATTACGCAAATCTATTGGTTGGGTCAGTTCCTCTTTACAGGAAAGAATTAATGGAAGCCAGCGCACGCAGGATGTTGTCATCAGCGGCAAATTTGCTTCCATTGGACTGTATGATCAGACGACGGATACAGATGATAAACAGGCTGTTCAGCTTATGACCCAACTGGGCTGTGCTCATCTCGTAGATCGGTTGTATCAGGGATGCTCACAGGGAGAAAAGCAAAAAGTGCTTATTGCTCGCGCGTTAATGGCCTCGCCCAAGCTGCTGATTTTGGACGAGGCGTGTAATGGGTTGGATTTTTTTTCTAGAGAAGCATTACTAGATAGTGTTCGTCAGCTGTCCGAGGCGCCGGGTGCTCCAAATTTATTGTATGTTACACACCATATCGAAGAAATTCTACCCATGTACACACATACGATTCTGATTCGCCGGGGTACGGTGTTTGCCAAAGGTAAAACGACAGATATCCTGAGCAGTGAAACGCTCAGTGCTTTTTTTGAAACACCTGTGCAAGTAGACTGGAGACAGGATCGTGCATGGCTCTCTATGGTATAG